One region of Pygocentrus nattereri isolate fPygNat1 chromosome 14, fPygNat1.pri, whole genome shotgun sequence genomic DNA includes:
- the cntnap1 gene encoding contactin-associated protein 1: MKMGIISSSFILFFLALHHCSSRPCLDPLISPLYASSFLASSRYNFLYSAHFAKLYGSSGWSPSPRDRQPWMQIDLGRKYRIVAIATQGTFNSYDWVTKYTLLYGDRPDAWTPYVMRGGNMTLPGNWNYYQVKRNVFHYAFTAKHLRFLPMGWNTENGGKIGVRLEVYGCPYDSYVMQLEGDDMVAYSFPGGRMRTLQDHYALNFKTLEKDGVLLYSEGLQGDSIMLELKTGRLYLHISLGSSTVHNTNGMTTMRVGNLLDTQHWHYVTIKRNGREVNFTLDSQTERAVLNGEFNYLDLDKQIYVGGVIEKDTPHLPGKINFRGCMENVFINGINIIYKTKYQEPDVRLAPKKKKMHYTCRDLLWRPLSFAGPNNYLQVPGFFRRNRLAVKFKFRSWDYTGLLMFTRFADELGSLELGLSEGQVNITLTQRDNKRLRFAAGYRLNDGFWHTVDLAAKDNLLTITIDEDESSPLKITNPFQVKTGDRYFFGGCPKTNNTARCVTKLARFHGCMQQIFIDDEPVDIDVMLQRKWGRYTELLLGTCAITDRCTPNPCEHEGRCIQSWNDFLCICNSTGYKGEVCHNSVYRESCEAYRLNGKYWSGNYTIDPDLSGPLKPFTVYCKMKMNRAWTIIEHNRIDSTKVTGSSVDRPYIGDLQYVNASWDEVTALANTSLYCEQWIEFSCYKSRLLNTPHGRPYTYWIGRHNESHDYWGGSFPESGKCGCAINQTCTDSKFWCNCDADYRQWYADKGYVMFRDHLPVRRVVIGDTNRTGSEAHFSVGPLRCYGDRSIWNTIAITKPTYLTFPTFRPGNSADITFHFRTYRTNGVFLENSDDHLRNFIRIELNSTTEVIFIFMVGDGIRNVTLRTPKALNDNEWHYVEAEINAKMARLKVDFFPPAIHKFPGQTYINMQFTQPLLVGAANHTLRPFLGCLRGLRMNGVPVDLEGKVDERNGIRRNCTGACLNASIPCRNGGQCIDGYASYTCDCNNTAFDGYYCHLDIGAYFDVGAWLRYDIRKEPIPDDAWWANFWIEPHWHNFTLGYNTTTDDIEFSFSTQQTPAVLLYISSFHKDYIAVLLKKDGTLSLRYRLGLLTHKFQLTNRNLADGFPHFVNITRHNYTVWTQVDYMEPWVERLTLGEIPRFDSPKSIFLGRVMEVGDIDYDIQRHNSPGLVGCISGVRYNIFAPLKAYFRPNVTNPPVTTQGYVVESNCGAFPPVLGYVPWEDDPWFTGLFFYYIHDDVTPPWMTLIVTVSLMLLFLILYGMYIYLYRYKGSYHTNEPKNLESPSSARPLTETLRKEKKSLPEIQEEAPSE, from the exons ggcCATGTTTAGATCCATTGATCTCTCCACTTTATGCCTCCTCTTTCCTGGCCTCCTCCAGATATAATTTCCTCTACTCCGCTCATTTTGCAAAGCTCTATG gcaGCAGTGGCTGGTCTCCCTCCCCTCGGGACAGACAGCCGTGGATGCAGATCGACCTGGGCCGGAAGTATCGTATTGTGGCCATCGCCACTCAGGGGACTTTCAACTCCTACGACTGGGTCACCAAATATACACTCCTCTACGGAGACCGTCCTGATGCATGGACACCCTATGTTATGAGAGGCGGCAACATG acATTGCCTGGAAACTGGAATTATTACCAGGTGAAGAGGAATGTGTTCCACTACGCCTTCACTGCCAAACACCTGCGCTTCCTGCCTATGGGCTGGAACACAGAAAATGGCGGCAAGATTGGCGTCCGGCTGGAGGTGTATGGCTGTCCCTACG ACTCATATGTAATGCAGTTAGAGGGGGACGATATGGTGGCTTATTCCTTTCCCGGCGGGCGGATGCGGACGCTACAGGACCACTACGCTCTGAACTTTAAGACACTGGAGAAAGATGGGGTTCTGCTGTACAGTGAAGGCCTACAGGGAGACTCCATCATGCTGGAGCTGAAAACAGGGCGACTTTACCTGCATATTAGCCTGG GGAGCAGCACAGTTCATAACACAAATGGAATGACCACAATGAGAGTGGGGAACCTGCTGGACACTCAGCACTGGCACTATGTCACCATCAAACGCAATGGCCGAGAGGTCAACTTCACCCTGgacagccagacagagagagccgTCCTCAACGGGGAGTTTAACTACTTGGATTTGGACAAACAG ATATATGTGGGAGGGGTCATAGAGAAAGACACGCCCCACCTCCCTGGTAAGATTAATTTCCGTGGCTGCATGGAGAACGTCTTCATCAATGGAATTAACATCATTTACAAGACCAAGTACCAAGAGCCTGATGTACGGCTTGCTCCTAAAAAG AAAAAGATGCACTACACGTGCCGTGACCTGCTTTGGCGACCCTTGAGCTTCGCAGGGCCCAACAACTATCTGCAGGTGCCTGGATTTTTTCGGAGGAATCGCTTGGCGGTGAAATTTAAGTTCCGCTCTTGGGATTATACAGGCTTGCTGATGTTTACGAGGTTCGCGGATGAGTTGGGCTCTCTGGAGCTGGGCCTAAGTGAAGGTCAGGTCAACATCACATTGACCCAgagggacaacaaaagactcCGCTTTGCTGCAG GGTACCGTTTGAATGATGGCTTCTGGCACACAGTGGACCTGGCTGCCAAAGACAACTTGTTGACCATCACCATCGATGAAGACGAAAGCTCTCCTCTGAAGATCACAAACCCGTTCCAGGTGAAGACTGGAGACCGCTACTTTTTTGGGG GCTGTCCTAAGACCAATAACACGGCTCGTTGTGTGACCAAACTGGCCCGCTTCCACGGCTGCATGCAGCAAATCTTTATTGATGACGAGCCTGTGGACATCGACGTGatgctgcagagaaaatggggcagATACACTGAGCTGCTGCTGGGGACGTGTGCCATCActgacag GTGTACTCCAAACCCATGTGAGCATGAGGGCAGGTGTATTCAGTCCTGGAACGACTTCTTGTGCATTTGCAACAGCACGGGCTACAAAGGGGAAGTCTGTCATAACT CGGTCTATAGAGAGTCGTGTGAAGCGTACAGACTGAATGGAAAGTATTGGTCAGGCAACTACACCATAGACCCCGATCTGAGCGGCCCGCTGAAGCCTTTCACTGTCTACTGCAAGATGAAGA TGAATAGGGCCTGGACAATTATTGAGCATAACCGCATTGACAGCACTAAGGTAACTGGCTCCAGTGTGGACCGACCTTATATAGGGGATCTACAGTATGTGAACGCTTCGTGGGATGAAGTCACTGCTTTGGCCAACACGTCATTATATTGTGAACAGTGGATCGAGTTCTCATGCTACAAGTCTCGCCTCCTAAACACGCCAC ATGGAAGGCCTTACACATACTGGATTGGTCGTCATAATGAAAGTCATGATTACTGGGGTGGTTCTTTCCCTGAGAGCGGCAAATGTGGCTGTGCCATCAATCAAACCTGCACTGACTCAAAGTTCTGGTGCAACTGTGATGCAGACTACCGGCAGTG GTATGCTGATAAGGGCTATGTGATGTTCCGAGACCACTTGCCTGTGAGAAGAGTTGTCATTGGTGACACAAATCGTACTGGCTCAGAGGCTCACTTCAGCGTAGGTCCACTGCGCTGTTATGGAGACC GAAGCATCTGGAACACCATTGCCATCACTAAGCCCACCTACCTGACCTTCCCCACCTTCAGACCTGGCAACAGTGCTGACATCACCTTCCACTTTAGGACTTACCGCACCAATGGGGTCTTCCTGGAGAACTCTGATGACCATCTGCGTAACTTTATCAGGATCGAGCTGAACT ccactACTGAGGTGATATTCATCTTCATGGTGGGTGATGGGATCAGAAACGTGACCCTGCGCACTCCAAAGGCTCTGAATGATAATGAGTGGCACTACGTGGAGGCAGAAATCAATGCTAAAATGGCACGACTCAAAGTGGACTTCTTCCCTCCAGCCATACACAAGTTTCCTGGCCAGACTTACATCAACATGCAGTTTACCCAACCCCTGCTCGTAG GTGCTGCTAATCACACCCTGCGGCCATTCCTGGGCTGTCTGCGTGGCCTGCGGATGAACGGGGTTCCTGTGGATCTGGAAGGAAAAGTGGATGAGCGGAACGGGATCAGGAGGAACTGTACAGGAGCGTGTTTAAATGCCTCAATACCCTGCAGAAACGGAGGCCAGTGCATCGACGGCTATGCGTCATACACCTGCGACTGCAACAACACAGCCTTTGACGGCTACTACTGCCACTTAG aCATTGGAGCGTACTTCGATGTCGGGGCGTGGCTGCGCTATGACATTCGTAAAGAGCCTATTCCGGATGATGCATGGTGGGCTAACTTCTGGATCGAGCCCCACTGGCACAACTTCACACTGGGCTACAACACCACCACTGATGACATCGAGTTCAGCTTCAGCACCCAGCAGACGCCAGCAGTCCTGCTCTACATCAGCTCCTTCCACAAAGACTACATCGCTGTTCTTCTCAAGAAAGatg GCACTCTGTCTCTGAGGTACCGGCTGGGCTTGTTGACGCATAAATTTCAGCTGACCAACAGAAACCTGGCTGACGGCTTTCCTCACTTCGTCAACATCACCAGACACAACTACACTGTGTGGACGCAG GTGGATTACATGGAGCCATGGGTGGAGAGGTTAACTCTTGGGGAGATTCCCAGATTTGACTCTCCTAAGTCCATTTTTCTTGGCAGAGTGATGG AGGTTGGAGACATTGATTACGACATTCAAAGGCACAACAGTCCCGGTCTAGTGGGCTGTATTTCGGGGGTTCGCTACAACATCTTTGCCCCATTAAAGGCTTACTTCCGGCCCAATGTAACCAATCCACCTGTGACGACCCAGGGCTACGTTGTGGAGTCTAACTGTGGGGCATTCCCGCCAGTCTTAGGCTACGTCCCCTGGGAGGATGACCCGTGGTTCACCGGACTGT TCTTTTATTATATTCATGATGACGTGACTCCACCCTGGATGACAT TGATCGTCACCGTGTCTCTGATGCTGCTCTTCCTGATCCTGTACGGCATGTACATTTACCTGTACAGGTATAAGGGCAGTTACCACACAAACGAACCCAAAAATCTGGAGTCCCCCAGTTCAGCACGGCCGCTGACCGAAACCCTGCGGAAGGAGAAGAAAAGTCTTCCGGAAATACAGGAGGAGGCACCCAGCGAATAA